A window of Thunnus thynnus chromosome 17, fThuThy2.1, whole genome shotgun sequence contains these coding sequences:
- the polr2f gene encoding DNA-directed RNA polymerases I, II, and III subunit RPABC2, translating into MSDNEDNFDDGDFDDAEEDEGLDDLENVEDEDQENVQILPAGEGQQANQKRITTPYMTKYERARVLGTRALQIAMCAPVMVELEGETDPLQIAMKELKGRKIPIIIRRYLPDGSYEDWGCDELIITD; encoded by the exons atgtcagACAACGAAGATAA CTTCGATGACGGAGATTTTGATGATGCCGAGGAGGATGAAGGATTAGATGACCTGGAAAACGTGGAAGAT GAAGACCAGGAGAACGTGCAGATCCTACCTGCAGGAGAGGGCCAGCAGGCCAACCAGAAGAGGATCACAACACCATACATGACCAAATATGAGAGAGCCAGAGTGCTGGGAACACGAGCTCTCCAGATAGC GATGTGCGCTCCAGTCATGGTGGAGCTGGAGGGAGAAACAGACCCCTTGCAGATAGCTATGAAGGAGCTCAA AGGCAGAAAGATCCCAATCATCATTCGCAGGTACCTTCCTGATGGCAGTTATGAGGACTGGGGATGTGACGAGCTCATCATAACCGATTAA
- the LOC137201340 gene encoding MICAL-like protein 1 isoform X2, whose product MASPKALREWCRVTCANYPNVEIKNMSTSFRDGLAFCAIIHKHRPDLIDFSSLSKDNVYQNNKLAFDVAETKLGIPALLDPQDMVSIKVPDCLSIITYLFQYYHFFSRKPYAGLASLRSSHITVLDNLTKSKAPVGLKPLKSSTDLSSGEDNLSSTRPHTVCHLCFKPVHLIQRHLIDGKVYHRSCFRCKVCHSTLLAGSYTKGRDAGSLICTHHITDSKSTPVDLCQQIGSTENTPKCKFQAGYLSLDGLTISSVPHYTVKTESQDRLGYRRLEMERREKQERSRAVKDSENRDSPVVMKSKVKSAPPNPPPPRVKDKTAKEAGKAGPAPIPTDSKVQQEATKTEELSELSSPCALVTEENSRPVPAPRRMMDSAVVPVPAPRTKTLQTTSSSPAAGNSSSQSKSPISSHITSPTSGSPKVITNHPWMAIVHPGPWTQLPPAPAPVPSPRSKSVSNPRGLWYRPKLSPPNPFADEVDEDTQEEAEDQSKPLVAASQSESSGNLTNESENTDASFSSSDAENTASKSTSADDVMDKLIPLKTPDLKEAGGGAVTVTAEEGDSGGSLSGPHATSDVAQSRILPRSLSVPAMTSEHSQSPVVPSDLTEANETVTSSQSKVCKENPFDRKPAMSRSKTFQALPSSRPTAPGYGFPLIKRKVQADQYVSTEDLQVEMGQLDKHLEALEQKGVELERNLRDCKNDKEEEQMLMDWFALIHERHILVRRDTELVYLTKQQKLEERQADVEYELRCLLNKPESDWSQEDRSREQQLMDELVAIIEQRNQIISSLDQDRQREREEDELWEDMTKNKEFQKEGLKEMKKSKGRFKPAKVFKMLNHYAASAKDSMDKKS is encoded by the exons ATGGCATCACCGAAGGCTTTAAGAGAGTGGTGCCGCGTCACATGTGCCAATTACCCCAATGTGGAAATAAAGAACATGTCAACCTCATTCAGAGATGGACTTGCATTTTGTGCCATCATCCACAAACACCGACCTGACTTGAT AGATTTCAGCTCCCTCTCCAAAGATAATGTTTATCAAAATAACAAACTG GCATTTGATGTTGCAGAGACAAAGCTGGGCATCCCTGCTCTGCTCGACCCACAGGACATGGTTTCCATCAAGGTGCCTGATTGTTTGAGCATCATCACGTATCTTTTCCAGTACTACCACTTCTTCAGCAGGAAGCCTTATG CAGGTCTTGCCAGTTTGAGGTCATCACACATCACTGTCTTAGACAATCTCACAAAGAGTAAAGCTCCTGTTGGTCTGAAACCCCTGAAG AGCTCGACTGATCTGTCCAGTGGAGAAGATAATTTATCCAGCACAAGACCACACACAGTGTGTCATTTGTGTTTCAAACCTGTCCACCTTATTCAGAGACATCTGATCGACGGAAAGGTCTACCATCGCAGCTGTTTCAG atGCAAAGTGTGCCACAGCACTCTTTTAGCAGGGTCTTACACAAAGGGGAGGGATGCTGGCTCCTTGATCTGTACTCACCATATAACGGACAGTAAAAGTACTCCTGTTGACCTCTGTCAGCAAATTGGATCTACGGAGAATACACCCAAATGTAAGTTTCAGGCAGGATATTTATCTCTGGATGGACTGACTATCTCCAGCGTCCCTCATTACACTGTTAAAACAGAGTCACAGGACAGGCTGGGTTATAGAAGACTGGAGATGGAGCGAAGAGAAAAGCAGGAGAGGAGCAGAGCGGTGaaagacagtgaaaacagagaCTCACCTGTTGTAATGAAGAGTAAGGTAAAGTCAGCACCTCCTAATCCTCCCCCACCCAGAGTTAAAGACAAGACTGCCAAAGAAGCTGGAAAAGCTGGACCTGCACCCATTCCAACAGACAGCAAGGTACAGCAGGAAGCAACAAAGACTGAAGAGCTGTCTGAGCTCTCTTCACCATGTGCACTAGTGACAGAGGAAAACAGTCGGCCAGTTCCTGCACCCAGGCGCATGATGGACTCTGCTGTAGTCCCTGTTCCTGCACCCAGGACCAAAACTTTGCAGACTACCAGCAGCTCTCCTGCTGCAG GCAATTCATCCAGTCAAAGTAAATCACCTATTTCATCTCACAT CACCAGCCCAACCAGTGGCAGCCCTAAAGTGATTACCAACCATCCATGGATGGCCATCGTCCATCCTGGACCCTGGACACAACTGCCTCCTGCTCCGGCCCCGGTACCCTCCCCTCGATCCAAATCTGTCTCTAACCCACGGGGGTTGTGGTACAGACCCAAACTCTCTCCTCCCAATCCGTTTGCAGACGAGGTGGATGAGGACACTCAGGAAGAGGCTGAAGACCAATCTAAGCCCTTAGTGGCagctagccaatcagagagcagtgGTAATCTGACAAATGAATCGGAGAACACTGATGCTTCATTTAGCTCAAGTGATGCTGAAAATACTGCCAGTAAATCTACATCTGCTGATGATGTAATGGACAAACTCATTCCACTAAAGACACCAGATCTCAAAGAGGCTGGTGGAGGTGCAGTAACTGTCACTGCAGAGGAGGGAGACTCAGGAGGCTCCTTATCAGGGCCGCATGCCACTTCAGACGTAGCACAGAGTCGTATTTTACCCAGGAGCCTTTCTGTGCCAGCTATGACATCTGAACACTCTCAAAGTCCTGTTGTGCCTTCTGACCTGACAGAGGCGAACGAAACTGTCACATCATCTCAAAGTAAG GTCTGCAAAGAGAATCCTTTTGATCGAAAACCTGCAATGTCTAGATCAAAGACTTTCCAGGCCCTCCCATCTTCACGGCCCACCGCTCCTGGATATGGCTTCCCACTCATCAAAAGGAAG GTGCAGGCAGACCAATATGTTTCTACAGAAGACCTGCAGGTGGAGATGGGACAACTGGATAAACATCTGGAGGCACTGGAACAAAAAGGAGTCGAACTGGAGAGGAATCTGAGAGACTGCAAGAATG acaaagaggaagaacaaaTGCTGATGGACTGGTTCGCTCTTATCCATGAAAGACATATTCTGGTGCGCAGAGATACAGAGCTGGTTTATCT gACAAAGCAGCAGAAGTTAGAGGAGAGACAGGCAGATGTGGAGTACGAGCTTAGATGTCTCCTTAATAAACCAG AGAGTGACTGGAGTCAGGAGGATCGAAGTCGAGAGCAGCAGCTGATGGACGAGCTGGTCGCCATCATCGAACAGAGGAACCAGATCATCAGCAGCTTGGATCAGGACAGGCAGAG ggaaagagaagaagatgaGCTTTGGGAAGACATGACGAAGAACAAAG AGTTCCAGAAAGAAGGActgaaagagatgaagaagtcAAAAGGAAGGTTCAAGCCAGCAAAAGTTTTTAAGATGCTGAACCATTATGCAGCAAGCGCTAAAGACTCCATGGACAAAAAGAGCTGA
- the LOC137201340 gene encoding MICAL-like protein 1 isoform X4, with protein MVSIKVPDCLSIITYLFQYYHFFSRKPYAGLASLRSSHITVLDNLTKSKAPVGLKPLKSSTDLSSGEDNLSSTRPHTVCHLCFKPVHLIQRHLIDGKVYHRSCFRCKVCHSTLLAGSYTKGRDAGSLICTHHITDSKSTPVDLCQQIGSTENTPKCKFQAGYLSLDGLTISSVPHYTVKTESQDRLGYRRLEMERREKQERSRAVKDSENRDSPVVMKSKVKSAPPNPPPPRVKDKTAKEAGKAGPAPIPTDSKVQQEATKTEELSELSSPCALVTEENSRPVPAPRRMMDSAVVPVPAPRTKTLQTTSSSPAAGNSSSQSKSPISSHITSPTSGSPKVITNHPWMAIVHPGPWTQLPPAPAPVPSPRSKSVSNPRGLWYRPKLSPPNPFADEVDEDTQEEAEDQSKPLVAASQSESSGNLTNESENTDASFSSSDAENTASKSTSADDVMDKLIPLKTPDLKEAGGGAVTVTAEEGDSGGSLSGPHATSDVAQSRILPRSLSVPAMTSEHSQSPVVPSDLTEANETVTSSQSKQVCKENPFDRKPAMSRSKTFQALPSSRPTAPGYGFPLIKRKVQADQYVSTEDLQVEMGQLDKHLEALEQKGVELERNLRDCKNDKEEEQMLMDWFALIHERHILVRRDTELVYLTKQQKLEERQADVEYELRCLLNKPESDWSQEDRSREQQLMDELVAIIEQRNQIISSLDQDRQREREEDELWEDMTKNKEFQKEGLKEMKKSKGRFKPAKVFKMLNHYAASAKDSMDKKS; from the exons ATGGTTTCCATCAAGGTGCCTGATTGTTTGAGCATCATCACGTATCTTTTCCAGTACTACCACTTCTTCAGCAGGAAGCCTTATG CAGGTCTTGCCAGTTTGAGGTCATCACACATCACTGTCTTAGACAATCTCACAAAGAGTAAAGCTCCTGTTGGTCTGAAACCCCTGAAG AGCTCGACTGATCTGTCCAGTGGAGAAGATAATTTATCCAGCACAAGACCACACACAGTGTGTCATTTGTGTTTCAAACCTGTCCACCTTATTCAGAGACATCTGATCGACGGAAAGGTCTACCATCGCAGCTGTTTCAG atGCAAAGTGTGCCACAGCACTCTTTTAGCAGGGTCTTACACAAAGGGGAGGGATGCTGGCTCCTTGATCTGTACTCACCATATAACGGACAGTAAAAGTACTCCTGTTGACCTCTGTCAGCAAATTGGATCTACGGAGAATACACCCAAATGTAAGTTTCAGGCAGGATATTTATCTCTGGATGGACTGACTATCTCCAGCGTCCCTCATTACACTGTTAAAACAGAGTCACAGGACAGGCTGGGTTATAGAAGACTGGAGATGGAGCGAAGAGAAAAGCAGGAGAGGAGCAGAGCGGTGaaagacagtgaaaacagagaCTCACCTGTTGTAATGAAGAGTAAGGTAAAGTCAGCACCTCCTAATCCTCCCCCACCCAGAGTTAAAGACAAGACTGCCAAAGAAGCTGGAAAAGCTGGACCTGCACCCATTCCAACAGACAGCAAGGTACAGCAGGAAGCAACAAAGACTGAAGAGCTGTCTGAGCTCTCTTCACCATGTGCACTAGTGACAGAGGAAAACAGTCGGCCAGTTCCTGCACCCAGGCGCATGATGGACTCTGCTGTAGTCCCTGTTCCTGCACCCAGGACCAAAACTTTGCAGACTACCAGCAGCTCTCCTGCTGCAG GCAATTCATCCAGTCAAAGTAAATCACCTATTTCATCTCACAT CACCAGCCCAACCAGTGGCAGCCCTAAAGTGATTACCAACCATCCATGGATGGCCATCGTCCATCCTGGACCCTGGACACAACTGCCTCCTGCTCCGGCCCCGGTACCCTCCCCTCGATCCAAATCTGTCTCTAACCCACGGGGGTTGTGGTACAGACCCAAACTCTCTCCTCCCAATCCGTTTGCAGACGAGGTGGATGAGGACACTCAGGAAGAGGCTGAAGACCAATCTAAGCCCTTAGTGGCagctagccaatcagagagcagtgGTAATCTGACAAATGAATCGGAGAACACTGATGCTTCATTTAGCTCAAGTGATGCTGAAAATACTGCCAGTAAATCTACATCTGCTGATGATGTAATGGACAAACTCATTCCACTAAAGACACCAGATCTCAAAGAGGCTGGTGGAGGTGCAGTAACTGTCACTGCAGAGGAGGGAGACTCAGGAGGCTCCTTATCAGGGCCGCATGCCACTTCAGACGTAGCACAGAGTCGTATTTTACCCAGGAGCCTTTCTGTGCCAGCTATGACATCTGAACACTCTCAAAGTCCTGTTGTGCCTTCTGACCTGACAGAGGCGAACGAAACTGTCACATCATCTCAAAGTAAG CAGGTCTGCAAAGAGAATCCTTTTGATCGAAAACCTGCAATGTCTAGATCAAAGACTTTCCAGGCCCTCCCATCTTCACGGCCCACCGCTCCTGGATATGGCTTCCCACTCATCAAAAGGAAG GTGCAGGCAGACCAATATGTTTCTACAGAAGACCTGCAGGTGGAGATGGGACAACTGGATAAACATCTGGAGGCACTGGAACAAAAAGGAGTCGAACTGGAGAGGAATCTGAGAGACTGCAAGAATG acaaagaggaagaacaaaTGCTGATGGACTGGTTCGCTCTTATCCATGAAAGACATATTCTGGTGCGCAGAGATACAGAGCTGGTTTATCT gACAAAGCAGCAGAAGTTAGAGGAGAGACAGGCAGATGTGGAGTACGAGCTTAGATGTCTCCTTAATAAACCAG AGAGTGACTGGAGTCAGGAGGATCGAAGTCGAGAGCAGCAGCTGATGGACGAGCTGGTCGCCATCATCGAACAGAGGAACCAGATCATCAGCAGCTTGGATCAGGACAGGCAGAG ggaaagagaagaagatgaGCTTTGGGAAGACATGACGAAGAACAAAG AGTTCCAGAAAGAAGGActgaaagagatgaagaagtcAAAAGGAAGGTTCAAGCCAGCAAAAGTTTTTAAGATGCTGAACCATTATGCAGCAAGCGCTAAAGACTCCATGGACAAAAAGAGCTGA
- the LOC137201340 gene encoding MICAL-like protein 1 isoform X1, with the protein MASPKALREWCRVTCANYPNVEIKNMSTSFRDGLAFCAIIHKHRPDLIDFSSLSKDNVYQNNKLAFDVAETKLGIPALLDPQDMVSIKVPDCLSIITYLFQYYHFFSRKPYAGLASLRSSHITVLDNLTKSKAPVGLKPLKSSTDLSSGEDNLSSTRPHTVCHLCFKPVHLIQRHLIDGKVYHRSCFRCKVCHSTLLAGSYTKGRDAGSLICTHHITDSKSTPVDLCQQIGSTENTPKCKFQAGYLSLDGLTISSVPHYTVKTESQDRLGYRRLEMERREKQERSRAVKDSENRDSPVVMKSKVKSAPPNPPPPRVKDKTAKEAGKAGPAPIPTDSKVQQEATKTEELSELSSPCALVTEENSRPVPAPRRMMDSAVVPVPAPRTKTLQTTSSSPAAGNSSSQSKSPISSHITSPTSGSPKVITNHPWMAIVHPGPWTQLPPAPAPVPSPRSKSVSNPRGLWYRPKLSPPNPFADEVDEDTQEEAEDQSKPLVAASQSESSGNLTNESENTDASFSSSDAENTASKSTSADDVMDKLIPLKTPDLKEAGGGAVTVTAEEGDSGGSLSGPHATSDVAQSRILPRSLSVPAMTSEHSQSPVVPSDLTEANETVTSSQSKQVCKENPFDRKPAMSRSKTFQALPSSRPTAPGYGFPLIKRKVQADQYVSTEDLQVEMGQLDKHLEALEQKGVELERNLRDCKNDKEEEQMLMDWFALIHERHILVRRDTELVYLTKQQKLEERQADVEYELRCLLNKPESDWSQEDRSREQQLMDELVAIIEQRNQIISSLDQDRQREREEDELWEDMTKNKEFQKEGLKEMKKSKGRFKPAKVFKMLNHYAASAKDSMDKKS; encoded by the exons ATGGCATCACCGAAGGCTTTAAGAGAGTGGTGCCGCGTCACATGTGCCAATTACCCCAATGTGGAAATAAAGAACATGTCAACCTCATTCAGAGATGGACTTGCATTTTGTGCCATCATCCACAAACACCGACCTGACTTGAT AGATTTCAGCTCCCTCTCCAAAGATAATGTTTATCAAAATAACAAACTG GCATTTGATGTTGCAGAGACAAAGCTGGGCATCCCTGCTCTGCTCGACCCACAGGACATGGTTTCCATCAAGGTGCCTGATTGTTTGAGCATCATCACGTATCTTTTCCAGTACTACCACTTCTTCAGCAGGAAGCCTTATG CAGGTCTTGCCAGTTTGAGGTCATCACACATCACTGTCTTAGACAATCTCACAAAGAGTAAAGCTCCTGTTGGTCTGAAACCCCTGAAG AGCTCGACTGATCTGTCCAGTGGAGAAGATAATTTATCCAGCACAAGACCACACACAGTGTGTCATTTGTGTTTCAAACCTGTCCACCTTATTCAGAGACATCTGATCGACGGAAAGGTCTACCATCGCAGCTGTTTCAG atGCAAAGTGTGCCACAGCACTCTTTTAGCAGGGTCTTACACAAAGGGGAGGGATGCTGGCTCCTTGATCTGTACTCACCATATAACGGACAGTAAAAGTACTCCTGTTGACCTCTGTCAGCAAATTGGATCTACGGAGAATACACCCAAATGTAAGTTTCAGGCAGGATATTTATCTCTGGATGGACTGACTATCTCCAGCGTCCCTCATTACACTGTTAAAACAGAGTCACAGGACAGGCTGGGTTATAGAAGACTGGAGATGGAGCGAAGAGAAAAGCAGGAGAGGAGCAGAGCGGTGaaagacagtgaaaacagagaCTCACCTGTTGTAATGAAGAGTAAGGTAAAGTCAGCACCTCCTAATCCTCCCCCACCCAGAGTTAAAGACAAGACTGCCAAAGAAGCTGGAAAAGCTGGACCTGCACCCATTCCAACAGACAGCAAGGTACAGCAGGAAGCAACAAAGACTGAAGAGCTGTCTGAGCTCTCTTCACCATGTGCACTAGTGACAGAGGAAAACAGTCGGCCAGTTCCTGCACCCAGGCGCATGATGGACTCTGCTGTAGTCCCTGTTCCTGCACCCAGGACCAAAACTTTGCAGACTACCAGCAGCTCTCCTGCTGCAG GCAATTCATCCAGTCAAAGTAAATCACCTATTTCATCTCACAT CACCAGCCCAACCAGTGGCAGCCCTAAAGTGATTACCAACCATCCATGGATGGCCATCGTCCATCCTGGACCCTGGACACAACTGCCTCCTGCTCCGGCCCCGGTACCCTCCCCTCGATCCAAATCTGTCTCTAACCCACGGGGGTTGTGGTACAGACCCAAACTCTCTCCTCCCAATCCGTTTGCAGACGAGGTGGATGAGGACACTCAGGAAGAGGCTGAAGACCAATCTAAGCCCTTAGTGGCagctagccaatcagagagcagtgGTAATCTGACAAATGAATCGGAGAACACTGATGCTTCATTTAGCTCAAGTGATGCTGAAAATACTGCCAGTAAATCTACATCTGCTGATGATGTAATGGACAAACTCATTCCACTAAAGACACCAGATCTCAAAGAGGCTGGTGGAGGTGCAGTAACTGTCACTGCAGAGGAGGGAGACTCAGGAGGCTCCTTATCAGGGCCGCATGCCACTTCAGACGTAGCACAGAGTCGTATTTTACCCAGGAGCCTTTCTGTGCCAGCTATGACATCTGAACACTCTCAAAGTCCTGTTGTGCCTTCTGACCTGACAGAGGCGAACGAAACTGTCACATCATCTCAAAGTAAG CAGGTCTGCAAAGAGAATCCTTTTGATCGAAAACCTGCAATGTCTAGATCAAAGACTTTCCAGGCCCTCCCATCTTCACGGCCCACCGCTCCTGGATATGGCTTCCCACTCATCAAAAGGAAG GTGCAGGCAGACCAATATGTTTCTACAGAAGACCTGCAGGTGGAGATGGGACAACTGGATAAACATCTGGAGGCACTGGAACAAAAAGGAGTCGAACTGGAGAGGAATCTGAGAGACTGCAAGAATG acaaagaggaagaacaaaTGCTGATGGACTGGTTCGCTCTTATCCATGAAAGACATATTCTGGTGCGCAGAGATACAGAGCTGGTTTATCT gACAAAGCAGCAGAAGTTAGAGGAGAGACAGGCAGATGTGGAGTACGAGCTTAGATGTCTCCTTAATAAACCAG AGAGTGACTGGAGTCAGGAGGATCGAAGTCGAGAGCAGCAGCTGATGGACGAGCTGGTCGCCATCATCGAACAGAGGAACCAGATCATCAGCAGCTTGGATCAGGACAGGCAGAG ggaaagagaagaagatgaGCTTTGGGAAGACATGACGAAGAACAAAG AGTTCCAGAAAGAAGGActgaaagagatgaagaagtcAAAAGGAAGGTTCAAGCCAGCAAAAGTTTTTAAGATGCTGAACCATTATGCAGCAAGCGCTAAAGACTCCATGGACAAAAAGAGCTGA
- the LOC137201340 gene encoding MICAL-like protein 1 isoform X3 — protein sequence MASPKALREWCRVTCANYPNVEIKNMSTSFRDGLAFCAIIHKHRPDLIDFSSLSKDNVYQNNKLAFDVAETKLGIPALLDPQDMVSIKVPDCLSIITYLFQYYHFFSRKPYGLASLRSSHITVLDNLTKSKAPVGLKPLKSSTDLSSGEDNLSSTRPHTVCHLCFKPVHLIQRHLIDGKVYHRSCFRCKVCHSTLLAGSYTKGRDAGSLICTHHITDSKSTPVDLCQQIGSTENTPKCKFQAGYLSLDGLTISSVPHYTVKTESQDRLGYRRLEMERREKQERSRAVKDSENRDSPVVMKSKVKSAPPNPPPPRVKDKTAKEAGKAGPAPIPTDSKVQQEATKTEELSELSSPCALVTEENSRPVPAPRRMMDSAVVPVPAPRTKTLQTTSSSPAAGNSSSQSKSPISSHITSPTSGSPKVITNHPWMAIVHPGPWTQLPPAPAPVPSPRSKSVSNPRGLWYRPKLSPPNPFADEVDEDTQEEAEDQSKPLVAASQSESSGNLTNESENTDASFSSSDAENTASKSTSADDVMDKLIPLKTPDLKEAGGGAVTVTAEEGDSGGSLSGPHATSDVAQSRILPRSLSVPAMTSEHSQSPVVPSDLTEANETVTSSQSKQVCKENPFDRKPAMSRSKTFQALPSSRPTAPGYGFPLIKRKVQADQYVSTEDLQVEMGQLDKHLEALEQKGVELERNLRDCKNDKEEEQMLMDWFALIHERHILVRRDTELVYLTKQQKLEERQADVEYELRCLLNKPESDWSQEDRSREQQLMDELVAIIEQRNQIISSLDQDRQREREEDELWEDMTKNKEFQKEGLKEMKKSKGRFKPAKVFKMLNHYAASAKDSMDKKS from the exons ATGGCATCACCGAAGGCTTTAAGAGAGTGGTGCCGCGTCACATGTGCCAATTACCCCAATGTGGAAATAAAGAACATGTCAACCTCATTCAGAGATGGACTTGCATTTTGTGCCATCATCCACAAACACCGACCTGACTTGAT AGATTTCAGCTCCCTCTCCAAAGATAATGTTTATCAAAATAACAAACTG GCATTTGATGTTGCAGAGACAAAGCTGGGCATCCCTGCTCTGCTCGACCCACAGGACATGGTTTCCATCAAGGTGCCTGATTGTTTGAGCATCATCACGTATCTTTTCCAGTACTACCACTTCTTCAGCAGGAAGCCTTATG GTCTTGCCAGTTTGAGGTCATCACACATCACTGTCTTAGACAATCTCACAAAGAGTAAAGCTCCTGTTGGTCTGAAACCCCTGAAG AGCTCGACTGATCTGTCCAGTGGAGAAGATAATTTATCCAGCACAAGACCACACACAGTGTGTCATTTGTGTTTCAAACCTGTCCACCTTATTCAGAGACATCTGATCGACGGAAAGGTCTACCATCGCAGCTGTTTCAG atGCAAAGTGTGCCACAGCACTCTTTTAGCAGGGTCTTACACAAAGGGGAGGGATGCTGGCTCCTTGATCTGTACTCACCATATAACGGACAGTAAAAGTACTCCTGTTGACCTCTGTCAGCAAATTGGATCTACGGAGAATACACCCAAATGTAAGTTTCAGGCAGGATATTTATCTCTGGATGGACTGACTATCTCCAGCGTCCCTCATTACACTGTTAAAACAGAGTCACAGGACAGGCTGGGTTATAGAAGACTGGAGATGGAGCGAAGAGAAAAGCAGGAGAGGAGCAGAGCGGTGaaagacagtgaaaacagagaCTCACCTGTTGTAATGAAGAGTAAGGTAAAGTCAGCACCTCCTAATCCTCCCCCACCCAGAGTTAAAGACAAGACTGCCAAAGAAGCTGGAAAAGCTGGACCTGCACCCATTCCAACAGACAGCAAGGTACAGCAGGAAGCAACAAAGACTGAAGAGCTGTCTGAGCTCTCTTCACCATGTGCACTAGTGACAGAGGAAAACAGTCGGCCAGTTCCTGCACCCAGGCGCATGATGGACTCTGCTGTAGTCCCTGTTCCTGCACCCAGGACCAAAACTTTGCAGACTACCAGCAGCTCTCCTGCTGCAG GCAATTCATCCAGTCAAAGTAAATCACCTATTTCATCTCACAT CACCAGCCCAACCAGTGGCAGCCCTAAAGTGATTACCAACCATCCATGGATGGCCATCGTCCATCCTGGACCCTGGACACAACTGCCTCCTGCTCCGGCCCCGGTACCCTCCCCTCGATCCAAATCTGTCTCTAACCCACGGGGGTTGTGGTACAGACCCAAACTCTCTCCTCCCAATCCGTTTGCAGACGAGGTGGATGAGGACACTCAGGAAGAGGCTGAAGACCAATCTAAGCCCTTAGTGGCagctagccaatcagagagcagtgGTAATCTGACAAATGAATCGGAGAACACTGATGCTTCATTTAGCTCAAGTGATGCTGAAAATACTGCCAGTAAATCTACATCTGCTGATGATGTAATGGACAAACTCATTCCACTAAAGACACCAGATCTCAAAGAGGCTGGTGGAGGTGCAGTAACTGTCACTGCAGAGGAGGGAGACTCAGGAGGCTCCTTATCAGGGCCGCATGCCACTTCAGACGTAGCACAGAGTCGTATTTTACCCAGGAGCCTTTCTGTGCCAGCTATGACATCTGAACACTCTCAAAGTCCTGTTGTGCCTTCTGACCTGACAGAGGCGAACGAAACTGTCACATCATCTCAAAGTAAG CAGGTCTGCAAAGAGAATCCTTTTGATCGAAAACCTGCAATGTCTAGATCAAAGACTTTCCAGGCCCTCCCATCTTCACGGCCCACCGCTCCTGGATATGGCTTCCCACTCATCAAAAGGAAG GTGCAGGCAGACCAATATGTTTCTACAGAAGACCTGCAGGTGGAGATGGGACAACTGGATAAACATCTGGAGGCACTGGAACAAAAAGGAGTCGAACTGGAGAGGAATCTGAGAGACTGCAAGAATG acaaagaggaagaacaaaTGCTGATGGACTGGTTCGCTCTTATCCATGAAAGACATATTCTGGTGCGCAGAGATACAGAGCTGGTTTATCT gACAAAGCAGCAGAAGTTAGAGGAGAGACAGGCAGATGTGGAGTACGAGCTTAGATGTCTCCTTAATAAACCAG AGAGTGACTGGAGTCAGGAGGATCGAAGTCGAGAGCAGCAGCTGATGGACGAGCTGGTCGCCATCATCGAACAGAGGAACCAGATCATCAGCAGCTTGGATCAGGACAGGCAGAG ggaaagagaagaagatgaGCTTTGGGAAGACATGACGAAGAACAAAG AGTTCCAGAAAGAAGGActgaaagagatgaagaagtcAAAAGGAAGGTTCAAGCCAGCAAAAGTTTTTAAGATGCTGAACCATTATGCAGCAAGCGCTAAAGACTCCATGGACAAAAAGAGCTGA